The Opitutaceae bacterium nucleotide sequence TCCGCAACGAGATCCGTCCCCGCTTCGGCCTGATGCGGGCCAAGGAGTTCGTCATGAAGGACGGCTACAGCTTTGACGTGGATGACGATGCGGCGACCGTCAGTTATCACAAGATGGTCGAGGCCTATCGTCGCTTCTTCAGCCGGTGCGGACTGCATTTCATTGCCGTCGAAGCCGACACCGGGGTGATGGGGGGTAGTTTCTCCCATGAATTCATGGTTCCCGCCGACATTGGTGATGATGATGTCGTCTATTGTGATTCGAGCGGCTACGCCGCCAATCGGGAGAAGGCGACCAGTGGGATCGTGCCGGGGGATCTTCCGGAAGCGGCTCCGGCCGGCCCGATCGAAGAGTTTGCCACTCCTGGGGTGACCACCATCGCGGGCCTGGAAGCACAACCCTATGGGGTGAAGGCGGAGGACCAGTTCAAGACCCTGGTTTTCATCGGCGACGGCAAGCCGTTCGCGGTGGTTTTGCGCGGGAGTGACGAATTGGAGGAGGCCAAACTCGGTGCTCTCGGCTTCGAGGTCTGGCGGGCGGCCACGGCCGAGGAGATCGAGCCGGTCATGGGCGCGCGCCCGGGCAGCCTGGGTGTGGTCCGGGGAACGATCCGCAACCGTGGCGCTCTGGCGGGGGTCTTTGCCGATCACGCGGTCAAGCTGGTCGGCAACGGGGTGACCGGGGCCAACCGCGAGGGATTTCACGTGCGCAATGTCAATGTGAGCCGGGATCTGGATCTGGATCGTTTCGGCGATTTCCGCCGGGTTCGGGCGGGTGAACCGTGCCCGCTTTCCGGCGAGCCCCTGGAGATCCGGCGGGCCATCGAGGTCGGCCATGTCTTCAAGCTGGGCACCAAGTACAGCGAGCGTTTCGGGGCCGTTTACACGGATGCGGAGAAGCAGAGCAGGCTGATGGTGATGGGGTGTTACGGTATCGGGATCAGCCGGACCCTGCAGTCGATCATCGAGCAGGGCAATGACGGTGACGGGATCATCTGGCCCTGGTCGGTCGCACCCTACCAGGTGCTCATCACCCTCCTGGATCCGAAATCGGAGGAGGCCCATGGGATCGCCATGATCCTGGCCGCCGCGGCGGAGAAAGCCGGCGCCGATGTCCTGGTCGATGACCGGGACGAGCGCCCGGGCGTCAAGTTCAAGGACGCGGACCTGATCGGCATCCCGCTGCGGATCACGGTCGGCGCCCGGGGACTGAAGGAAGGAGTCGTCGAATTTAAGTGGCGCGCCGAGAAGGACGTGAAGAAAATCGGCGTCACCGAGGCGGCCGCGCATCTGGCGGCCGAGGTCGCGCGGGCATCAAGTGATGGGTGACGTGGGCGAACGAGAGTGGGATGGGTTGAGCCCGTCGCAGGAATGTGGCGACGCCGCCGGGCCGGCGTGTGGTCTGTTTCCGGGGCACTTCGACGCAGCGAAGTGGCTACACATGGATTCTTCGAACGGGTTGATGGATCGAGGCATAAAGCCTCTCCTACAGATTCGAGACAGGCGGACCATCGTCGTCCACCGTCCACTGTCCTCCGTCGACCGTCCTCCCTCCACTGCCCAAGCGGCCACTCCGGCGGCGACGCCGGAGATAAAGACGGTGGAGAAGACCGCCCTCGCCAGTGTCTGGAAGGTGGTGGTCCTGAACGATCCCGTCAACCTGATGTCCTATGTCGTGCTGGTCTTCAAGAAGGTCTTCGGATTCAATGACACCAAGGCGCGCAAGCACATGCTGGAAGTTCATGAGCAGGGGCGTTCGGTCGTCTGGTCGGGCCCGCGGGAACGCGCGGAAACCTATGTCTACACCCTTCAGGAATGGCATCTTTCCGCCATCCTCGAACAGGATGAACGCCATTGAACTGAAGCTGAACCAGGCGGTGGTTGCGCCGCTCCTCGACTTCATTGCGCCGGTCCTGAAGCGTCTCGAGCATGAAGCGGCCATCGCCCTTCCGCTGGCCGAGGAGGACGAGGAACTGGCGGAGATCTGGTGTCATGGATTGATTCATACACAGATCGACGACTGCCGGCACCTGATGGGGATTTTCGGTGATGATTTCCGGGATTCGGGATTGGTGGTCATCGATATCGCCGAGGTGGACCGCGTCCTTCGGGCGGCTTCGGCCATCCGGCTGAAGGTGCGCGAGGTGCTTCTCACCCATATTCCCGATTCCGCCCTGGAAGGCGCGGACTTCGACTTCGAGTCATTGCCGGAACCCGACAAGACCGGCTTTGAGGTCTACCTCTTCTTCGCCACCTTCCAGGAAGTCATCATCCGGCATCTGGATGAGGGCAGGTAGGGTGGGGGAGAGCGAGCAGAGCTCGCGAAGATGGCAGATGGGAGGGGGCTGGGCGGGGACAGGCCGAAGATGAAAGACCGCGGCGAAAGCACCAGGAATTCGGTAAGCACTTACGTTATTTTTTTGGACGAAGACGCAGAACTTTCTTCACAGGTGGATCTCAAAGGCCAATCATACCTTCGGGTGTGGAATGAATGATGGAAAAGGTCCCCTGCACATTCTGCGGCCTTCCGGTCCGGGTAAAGGGACACACGGCTGATCAGCCGGTTTTCTGCTGCTCGGGCTGTGCCCTGGCGGCCCAGATCCCGTTGGGCAATGGAGACCTGCCTGTGTCGCGTCAGCTGGTGATATCCCTCGGGGTCGCCTTTGCCTTCTTCAACCAATTCCTTTTCTGGGCCCTGGCCGTGGCCTTACGCGGGGAGCAGCGGGCGGAACTCGCCTTTCGTTTTGACGTGCTTGCCGTCGTGGCGGGTGGAGTGGTCCTGGCCGCCGGACTGGTGTTGCTGGCGAAAGCCCCGGTTCGCCGCTGGGGTGATTGGCTGGGCCTGGTGATCGCACTGGGTTTGCTGGGGGTTGGCATCCGGCTGTCGGCGTCGGTCAGCTTCGCGC carries:
- a CDS encoding proline--tRNA ligase, giving the protein MKLWTQTLIPTLKESPAEAEITSHKLLMRAALVRKLGGGLYTFLPLGLRVLEKVKQICREEMEAAGGIEILMPAVHPAEFWEKGPRWNAVREVMFSVSSAGKGARAPAEPQYVLGPTHEEVVTPLMAGEVSSYRDLPRNLFQIQTKFRNEIRPRFGLMRAKEFVMKDGYSFDVDDDAATVSYHKMVEAYRRFFSRCGLHFIAVEADTGVMGGSFSHEFMVPADIGDDDVVYCDSSGYAANREKATSGIVPGDLPEAAPAGPIEEFATPGVTTIAGLEAQPYGVKAEDQFKTLVFIGDGKPFAVVLRGSDELEEAKLGALGFEVWRAATAEEIEPVMGARPGSLGVVRGTIRNRGALAGVFADHAVKLVGNGVTGANREGFHVRNVNVSRDLDLDRFGDFRRVRAGEPCPLSGEPLEIRRAIEVGHVFKLGTKYSERFGAVYTDAEKQSRLMVMGCYGIGISRTLQSIIEQGNDGDGIIWPWSVAPYQVLITLLDPKSEEAHGIAMILAAAAEKAGADVLVDDRDERPGVKFKDADLIGIPLRITVGARGLKEGVVEFKWRAEKDVKKIGVTEAAAHLAAEVARASSDG
- a CDS encoding ATP-dependent Clp protease adaptor ClpS, which encodes MDRGIKPLLQIRDRRTIVVHRPLSSVDRPPSTAQAATPAATPEIKTVEKTALASVWKVVVLNDPVNLMSYVVLVFKKVFGFNDTKARKHMLEVHEQGRSVVWSGPRERAETYVYTLQEWHLSAILEQDERH